A genomic window from Chitinivibrionales bacterium includes:
- a CDS encoding diguanylate cyclase, which yields MEKSKKYTEVNLQELEKELDSTNLKIDDIQNLKKLTESQAIELAGGDLLEHIEKDEEILLSLDKQPGTYHQDIIFALIQIRLPENEAQRDWKEILKHKYDISQKLGRNVGIHVAALDYYTNIKRKIKHPKIIDANEYADTASRALADDLTKAYNRQFFEQQIKRLFFKAKTGGNLFSMLMLDLDHFKMYNDLNGHIKGDIALIETVRILHAVCSTDDTVARYGGEEFSILLPNQSLSLAMTTADNIRNALYDYRFVNEQHLPGGRLSVSIGVTAFRDDIKEPSEMIDEADVALYRAKNSGRNKVKAFFRESAS from the coding sequence ATGGAAAAGAGCAAAAAATACACCGAGGTTAATCTTCAGGAGCTCGAAAAAGAGCTCGACAGCACCAATCTGAAGATTGACGATATACAAAATCTGAAAAAGCTGACCGAAAGTCAGGCGATCGAGCTTGCCGGCGGCGATCTTTTAGAGCATATCGAGAAGGATGAAGAGATTCTTTTATCGCTCGATAAGCAACCCGGCACCTATCACCAGGATATCATATTTGCACTCATCCAGATCCGTCTTCCTGAAAACGAAGCCCAGCGCGACTGGAAAGAGATCCTGAAGCATAAATACGATATAAGCCAGAAACTGGGACGGAATGTTGGTATCCATGTTGCGGCACTCGATTATTATACCAATATCAAACGGAAGATAAAGCATCCGAAGATCATCGATGCCAACGAATATGCCGACACGGCAAGCCGTGCACTGGCCGACGACCTGACCAAGGCATACAACCGTCAGTTTTTCGAGCAGCAGATCAAGCGGCTCTTTTTTAAAGCCAAAACCGGCGGAAATCTCTTTTCGATGCTTATGCTCGACCTCGATCATTTCAAAATGTATAACGATCTCAACGGGCATATCAAGGGTGACATCGCACTGATCGAGACAGTGCGGATTCTCCATGCCGTGTGCAGCACCGACGATACGGTTGCCCGGTATGGCGGAGAAGAATTTTCCATTCTGCTGCCGAACCAGTCGCTCAGTCTGGCGATGACAACGGCCGACAACATCCGCAATGCGCTCTACGACTACCGCTTTGTTAACGAACAGCACCTTCCGGGCGGCCGCCTTTCAGTTTCCATTGGCGTCACCGCTTTCCGCGACGATATCAAGGAACCCTCGGAAATGATCGATGAGGCCGATGTTGCACTCTATCGGGCAAAAAACAGCGGAAGAAACAAAGTCAAAGCATTCTTCAGAGAATCCGCGAGTTGA
- a CDS encoding helix-turn-helix domain-containing protein, whose translation MNKVILNYPRDHIGAILRAYREKTGKNQSDIAEKAGISISMLSQIERGKVSPSIETLMGVCSSLDMDIVDLFRFLSPARTARIHRPGERLTTANNGAQYEQLITSFDNAYPAEMFLLEIAQSREVELSTGGHDGVEMGYVLSGMAVLWVGESKYDLNVGDSISFNARLPHKLVSGAHAPFRAVWCAIPPHKDYLQVDS comes from the coding sequence ATGAATAAAGTAATACTGAATTATCCTCGGGATCACATTGGAGCTATTCTCAGGGCGTACCGGGAAAAGACCGGCAAAAATCAGAGTGATATTGCCGAAAAAGCGGGGATATCGATAAGCATGCTGAGTCAGATAGAACGGGGAAAAGTGTCGCCGTCGATTGAAACGCTGATGGGTGTCTGTTCATCCCTGGATATGGATATCGTCGATCTGTTCAGGTTTCTTTCGCCGGCCCGGACCGCGCGTATTCATCGTCCGGGAGAACGTCTGACAACGGCAAACAACGGTGCACAGTACGAACAGTTGATAACGAGTTTTGACAACGCATATCCCGCAGAGATGTTTCTTCTGGAGATTGCCCAGAGCCGTGAGGTTGAATTATCGACCGGGGGGCATGATGGTGTTGAGATGGGGTATGTTTTGTCGGGTATGGCGGTTTTGTGGGTTGGAGAATCGAAGTATGATTTGAACGTGGGTGACAGCATATCGTTTAATGCGCGACTACCCCATAAGCTGGTCAGTGGCGCCCACGCACCTTTTCGTGCGGTCTGGTGCGCAATCCCCCCGCACAAGGATTATTTGCAGGTAGATTCATGA
- a CDS encoding homoaconitate hydratase family protein: MGKTITEKIFQKHVVDEPFRGTKIVSLDVVLCHEITTPIAIADLVWRKKDRVFDSSKVKAVIDHVTPSKDSKTAMQARILRDWAHRHKIKDFFDVGCNGVCHAIFPEKGFIRPGYTVIMGDSHTCTHGAFGAFAAGVGTTDLEVGILKGVCSFREPKTIRIDITGKPQKGVFAKDIILEIIRQLTVNGATDHVIEFGGPVVDSMSMEERMTLCNMAIEAGGTSGVCMPDSVTVDYLWPFISEEYGNDKAAAIAAFRQWHSDDDARYASRHTIDVSALEPVATVGYKPDQVKKLSELSETKIDQVYIGSCTNGRLSDLREAASVMKGKPLAPGVRGIVSPATPEIFKAAMKEGILQTFMESGYCVTNPTCGACLGMSTGVLAEGEVCASTTNRNFNGRMGKGGMVHLMSPASAAASGITGHLTDPREILK, from the coding sequence ATGGGAAAAACGATCACCGAAAAGATTTTCCAGAAGCATGTGGTTGATGAGCCCTTTAGGGGGACAAAAATTGTCTCTCTGGATGTTGTTTTATGCCATGAGATAACCACCCCCATTGCAATTGCCGATCTGGTATGGCGTAAAAAGGACCGTGTTTTCGATTCGTCAAAAGTAAAGGCGGTCATCGATCACGTAACGCCGTCAAAGGACTCGAAGACTGCTATGCAGGCGAGGATTTTGCGCGACTGGGCGCATCGCCACAAGATTAAAGACTTTTTCGATGTGGGGTGTAACGGCGTTTGTCATGCGATCTTTCCGGAGAAGGGTTTTATCCGTCCGGGCTACACGGTAATTATGGGAGACAGTCATACCTGCACTCACGGCGCCTTCGGCGCCTTTGCCGCCGGGGTGGGAACGACCGATCTCGAGGTTGGTATCCTCAAGGGGGTCTGTTCGTTCAGGGAGCCGAAAACGATCCGGATCGATATTACCGGTAAACCGCAGAAAGGTGTTTTTGCAAAGGATATCATTCTGGAGATTATCAGGCAGCTGACTGTCAATGGTGCTACCGATCATGTGATCGAATTTGGTGGTCCGGTAGTCGATTCCATGAGCATGGAGGAGCGGATGACGCTCTGTAATATGGCTATTGAGGCCGGTGGAACATCGGGTGTATGCATGCCCGATTCCGTCACGGTCGATTATCTGTGGCCTTTCATTTCTGAAGAGTATGGAAATGACAAAGCAGCGGCGATCGCGGCGTTCCGGCAGTGGCATTCGGATGATGACGCCCGGTATGCTTCACGGCATACCATCGATGTTTCAGCGCTCGAGCCTGTTGCGACGGTTGGGTATAAACCCGATCAGGTGAAAAAACTTTCCGAATTAAGTGAGACGAAAATTGATCAGGTATATATCGGGAGCTGCACTAATGGACGGCTCTCCGATCTTCGGGAAGCCGCATCGGTGATGAAAGGGAAACCTCTTGCCCCCGGCGTTCGAGGAATCGTTTCACCGGCAACGCCCGAAATATTCAAGGCGGCCATGAAAGAGGGAATTCTTCAGACATTCATGGAATCCGGCTACTGTGTGACCAATCCTACCTGCGGCGCATGCCTGGGCATGTCCACTGGTGTCCTTGCTGAAGGCGAAGTGTGTGCATCCACAACAAACCGGAATTTCAACGGACGGATGGGTAAGGGAGGAATGGTTCATTTAATGAGTCCCGCCTCGGCTGCCGCAAGCGGTATTACCGGACACCTGACTGATCCCAGAGAAATTTTAAAGTAA
- a CDS encoding 3-isopropylmalate dehydratase small subunit has product MKQFGGSVLFLDRSDINTDEIIPAKYLTEVAKGALGPHLLEDLNLEGFDPAGENLRQARVIITRENFGCGSSREHAPWALEVNEITVVVAQSFARIFRQNMFNCGMMAIELPKETIDTLFDFNRNGKVACAVDLDNKKLEFNRDDGKNISVSFSLSEFDEALVKAGGWVEFADARY; this is encoded by the coding sequence ATGAAACAATTCGGCGGATCGGTACTGTTTTTAGACAGATCCGATATCAACACCGATGAGATTATTCCCGCGAAGTATTTAACCGAGGTTGCCAAGGGGGCTTTAGGGCCCCATTTGCTGGAAGACCTCAATCTCGAGGGATTCGATCCCGCGGGTGAGAATCTCAGGCAGGCACGGGTGATAATTACCCGTGAAAATTTCGGCTGCGGTTCCTCGCGGGAGCATGCACCGTGGGCGCTGGAGGTTAATGAAATTACAGTTGTGGTGGCTCAAAGCTTTGCCCGCATATTCCGCCAGAATATGTTCAATTGCGGTATGATGGCGATTGAACTACCGAAAGAGACAATCGATACGCTTTTTGATTTTAACAGAAACGGCAAAGTAGCGTGCGCAGTCGATCTTGACAATAAAAAACTTGAGTTTAACCGTGATGACGGTAAAAACATATCGGTCTCCTTTTCGCTGAGTGAATTCGATGAAGCGCTGGTGAAAGCCGGAGGATGGGTTGAGTTTGCGGATGCGAGATATTGA
- a CDS encoding mechanosensitive ion channel — protein MLNIYLIPFKQQFTEFAEIFTDFIQNQQWITVFILIFGTFVIERIIVFLFNRVTIFARKTRTEIDDLIVKNSSRPVGNFVLLFGAFLIANVLRLPLEPFDVKKFLLVAIKIGVVLNGLWLCFRIIDIVGVYLLHRIVKTSSRLDDQLVPIFQKTIKVFLFILGMVYIIQALGYSVSGIIAGLGIGGLAVAMAAKDTLANFFGSMMILADRPFKKGDWIKIQDNEGVVEEIGFRSTRIRTFPKTLISIPNSVLANESIDNYTRMPKRRVKMTVGVTYETTAEQMENAVKGIEKLLTTHEDVSQEFMMVKFTDFGASSLDILVYYFTNTTDWSEHLAVRQEINLAIMRLIENMGLSIAFPTRTLHVKQA, from the coding sequence ATGCTCAATATTTACCTTATTCCCTTCAAACAGCAATTCACCGAATTTGCCGAAATATTCACCGATTTTATCCAAAATCAGCAGTGGATTACCGTCTTTATCCTCATTTTCGGAACCTTTGTCATCGAGCGAATTATCGTCTTCCTCTTTAACAGAGTCACTATATTTGCCCGTAAAACCCGCACCGAGATCGACGATTTAATTGTTAAAAACTCCAGCAGGCCGGTGGGCAATTTTGTTCTCCTCTTTGGCGCATTCCTTATTGCGAATGTGCTCAGATTGCCGCTGGAGCCTTTTGATGTTAAAAAATTCCTTCTCGTTGCCATCAAAATAGGTGTGGTGCTCAATGGGCTCTGGCTCTGTTTTCGCATAATCGACATTGTGGGCGTTTATCTTTTGCACAGGATCGTGAAAACCAGCAGCCGTCTTGATGACCAATTGGTGCCGATATTTCAGAAGACAATCAAGGTGTTTCTCTTTATTCTCGGCATGGTCTATATCATTCAGGCACTCGGCTACTCAGTTTCAGGCATTATCGCCGGTCTTGGTATCGGCGGCCTTGCCGTTGCAATGGCTGCCAAAGATACACTCGCAAACTTCTTCGGATCAATGATGATCCTTGCCGACCGGCCTTTTAAAAAGGGCGACTGGATCAAGATACAGGATAATGAAGGCGTTGTTGAAGAGATCGGATTCCGCTCCACCAGGATCCGGACCTTTCCCAAAACTCTGATCAGTATTCCCAATTCGGTCCTGGCCAACGAATCGATCGATAACTATACCCGCATGCCGAAACGGCGGGTAAAGATGACGGTCGGTGTCACCTACGAAACCACAGCCGAACAGATGGAAAATGCGGTGAAAGGCATTGAAAAACTTCTTACAACTCACGAAGACGTTAGTCAGGAATTCATGATGGTTAAATTCACCGATTTCGGAGCATCATCACTGGATATCCTTGTCTATTATTTTACCAACACCACCGATTGGTCGGAGCATCTTGCCGTGCGGCAGGAGATAAATCTTGCCATTATGCGGCTGATCGAAAACATGGGGCTTTCCATCGCCTTTCCCACCCGAACACTTCATGTAAAACAGGCATGA
- a CDS encoding glycosyltransferase — translation MSEENSLIIIPTYNESENIGLIIPEIYKVVPGTDVLVVDDSSPDGTANCVKALSEEFSGVHLLSRARKEGLGRAYISGFKWALERDYEYIFEMDADFSHDPSYLPRFLEEIKNSDLVLGSRYKNGVNVINWPMSRLMLSYFANMVFTRIIAGLPFTDSTGGFKCFRRRVLQALNLNKIGSSGYSFQIEVNYLAWKKGFRIKEIPIIFTDRKRGESKMSTKIIREAMLLLWKLRLRSFIHRNG, via the coding sequence ATGTCTGAAGAAAACTCGTTGATAATAATTCCCACCTATAATGAGAGCGAAAATATCGGTCTTATTATTCCCGAGATATACAAGGTTGTTCCCGGCACCGATGTTTTAGTGGTTGATGATTCTTCCCCGGACGGTACAGCCAACTGCGTGAAGGCGTTGAGTGAAGAATTCAGCGGAGTCCATCTGTTGAGTCGGGCAAGAAAGGAAGGGTTGGGAAGAGCCTATATCAGCGGGTTTAAATGGGCACTTGAGCGGGATTATGAGTATATTTTTGAAATGGATGCCGATTTTTCCCATGATCCATCCTACCTTCCCAGGTTTTTAGAAGAGATTAAAAATAGCGATCTGGTGCTGGGATCACGATATAAAAACGGAGTTAATGTGATTAACTGGCCTATGAGCCGTTTGATGCTCAGTTATTTCGCCAATATGGTTTTCACCAGAATTATCGCAGGCCTTCCATTCACCGACAGTACCGGCGGATTCAAATGCTTCAGAAGGAGAGTCCTTCAGGCATTAAATCTCAACAAAATCGGCTCATCAGGATACTCCTTTCAAATTGAGGTTAATTATCTGGCCTGGAAAAAAGGCTTTCGCATTAAAGAAATCCCCATTATTTTCACCGACCGCAAGCGTGGTGAATCAAAAATGTCGACAAAGATTATTCGTGAAGCTATGCTTCTTCTCTGGAAACTCAGATTGCGGTCATTTATCCATAGGAATGGATAG
- a CDS encoding glycosyltransferase: protein MNSQSSPSGLISIVIVNYKVPTYLYQALCSIKHADRYDQTEIIVVDNASNDNSEKLITKDFPEVKWIALKSNVGFGRACNVGARNAKGDYLLFLNPDTVISKNTLAACADFLDSNTKAGLVGPKTLNPDGSLQISCRRSFPTPIVALYRFLGLSRLFPKSKTFGRYNLTYMDPDEPAEVDAVSGSFMFMRTKLYEEIGGFDERFFMYGEDLDLCAQVRKWGYTVWYYPVTQIIHFKGKSSSIQSFRARWAFYQAMILFSRKYRHTHAAFFPQWLLFLGTALLGAINIGANLFKTFTACFIDLLIINATLWGGLIIRYKMTDMVNPYMAGNILVILIMHLLISLSYIWVMASRGVYTKERYSTSNTFLSGLIASVLFIACAYFIKSMAYSRLVIAIASIVISVLLVAWRELLPGIGSQLKRVIASTGKVIVLGDGPVASSLIDSVEKDKSATLHGVIWPFTDAQPGQFKGYPVVGGLDSIASILAREKIDLLLIATTVPWYSHIIEALSSTQVKSLTIRWVPHEILDQKKEELPETIPLHDFKV from the coding sequence TTGAATTCACAAAGCAGTCCTTCGGGCCTTATTTCGATCGTTATCGTTAATTATAAGGTGCCAACGTATCTCTACCAGGCACTTTGTTCGATAAAGCATGCAGACCGTTACGATCAAACGGAGATTATTGTTGTCGATAATGCGTCCAACGACAATTCCGAAAAACTGATTACCAAAGATTTTCCCGAGGTAAAATGGATAGCGCTGAAAAGCAATGTGGGATTCGGTCGTGCATGCAATGTAGGAGCCAGGAATGCAAAGGGAGACTACCTTCTGTTTCTCAATCCCGATACGGTCATCTCGAAAAACACTCTTGCTGCGTGTGCAGATTTTCTCGACAGTAACACAAAAGCCGGGCTGGTGGGTCCCAAGACACTCAACCCCGACGGTTCGCTTCAAATAAGCTGCCGGCGGAGTTTTCCTACTCCTATAGTTGCACTCTACCGGTTTTTGGGCCTGAGCAGGCTTTTCCCGAAGAGTAAGACCTTCGGTCGATATAACCTTACCTACATGGACCCGGATGAACCTGCGGAAGTCGATGCTGTTTCAGGTTCGTTCATGTTTATGCGCACAAAGTTATATGAAGAGATCGGCGGTTTTGACGAGCGGTTTTTTATGTACGGTGAAGATCTCGATTTGTGCGCGCAGGTGCGGAAATGGGGCTATACTGTCTGGTATTATCCGGTTACCCAGATAATTCATTTTAAAGGGAAGAGTTCATCAATACAGTCGTTCAGGGCGCGGTGGGCCTTTTACCAGGCGATGATTCTCTTCTCCAGAAAATATCGTCATACCCATGCGGCATTTTTCCCCCAGTGGCTGCTCTTTCTCGGCACCGCGCTTTTGGGAGCAATTAACATAGGGGCAAATCTTTTCAAGACATTCACCGCCTGTTTTATCGATCTCCTGATTATCAACGCCACCCTCTGGGGAGGGCTGATCATCCGTTATAAAATGACCGATATGGTCAATCCCTACATGGCGGGTAATATTCTTGTTATCCTGATAATGCATCTGCTTATCTCCCTTAGTTATATCTGGGTGATGGCGTCTCGGGGGGTGTATACCAAGGAGCGATACTCGACATCCAACACCTTTCTTTCGGGCCTGATTGCGTCGGTGCTGTTTATCGCCTGCGCATACTTTATCAAATCGATGGCATACTCACGGCTGGTTATTGCTATTGCTTCCATAGTCATATCGGTGCTTTTGGTCGCCTGGCGTGAACTTCTTCCAGGAATCGGCTCACAATTGAAACGGGTGATCGCATCGACCGGAAAAGTCATTGTTCTGGGTGACGGCCCTGTTGCTTCGAGTCTTATCGACAGTGTCGAAAAAGACAAATCCGCCACACTTCACGGTGTTATCTGGCCCTTTACAGATGCCCAGCCGGGGCAATTTAAGGGATATCCGGTTGTGGGCGGTCTCGATTCGATTGCATCAATTTTAGCCAGGGAAAAAATCGACCTTCTTCTGATCGCAACCACCGTACCCTGGTATTCTCATATCATCGAAGCCCTTTCGTCGACCCAGGTCAAGAGCCTGACTATACGGTGGGTACCTCATGAAATACTTGATCAGAAAAAAGAAGAGCTTCCCGAAACAATCCCCCTTCACGACTTCAAGGTATAG
- a CDS encoding DUF616 domain-containing protein translates to MQATGTQITDTTGIPPAPTGESRICHDAPDHIVPGKNRNIIFTFIFGNYDTLKDPQVVTPGWDYYCLSDTGICTDIWKPVNIAKRLGHISCPKRKASLLKIEHHKYIPPQYDICITLDGSMLLNADLNEFIDKNRKDGFDLMIARHPDRTCIYDEAAVVLQAQLDSKQNVVSHMQRYALEGFPRHQGLYGTRMMVKNNKSEKLKRVCDIWAREYRRGSRRDQLSMNYAIWKASREGIKLKIKEFDFRDLYFKSGNFIITRHRKIMRWR, encoded by the coding sequence ATGCAGGCAACAGGAACGCAGATAACAGATACAACAGGGATCCCTCCGGCGCCAACCGGTGAGTCGAGGATATGTCATGATGCACCCGATCATATCGTTCCCGGAAAAAACAGGAACATAATTTTTACCTTCATTTTCGGCAATTACGATACTTTGAAAGATCCGCAGGTGGTGACTCCCGGATGGGATTACTACTGCTTAAGTGACACGGGAATTTGCACCGATATCTGGAAACCGGTCAATATTGCAAAGAGGCTTGGTCATATTTCCTGCCCGAAACGCAAAGCATCACTCCTGAAAATCGAGCATCACAAGTACATTCCTCCCCAGTACGATATCTGCATTACCCTCGATGGGTCTATGCTTTTGAATGCCGACCTGAATGAGTTTATCGATAAAAACCGGAAGGATGGCTTCGACCTGATGATCGCCCGTCACCCGGACAGAACGTGCATTTATGATGAAGCGGCGGTGGTACTGCAGGCGCAGCTCGATTCGAAACAGAACGTGGTTTCCCACATGCAGCGCTATGCACTGGAGGGTTTTCCCCGTCACCAGGGGCTGTATGGCACCCGGATGATGGTGAAGAACAATAAAAGCGAAAAGCTGAAAAGGGTCTGTGATATCTGGGCCCGGGAATATCGACGGGGTTCCCGGCGAGATCAGCTCAGTATGAATTACGCAATCTGGAAAGCATCCAGGGAAGGGATAAAACTGAAAATCAAGGAATTCGATTTCAGGGACCTGTATTTTAAAAGCGGAAATTTCATAATAACCCGTCACCGGAAAATTATGCGATGGCGATAG
- a CDS encoding methyltransferase: MTWKRGHNVNVLEEEHHRIYGSKWALGLDQYEYLVSHGLQPGHRLLDFGCGAGRAGIHLIDYLDPGNYTGVDGHESGINAFQDYEIPLNRLGPKDPDIRLLDLEKEPFGEEEVFDYVIAFSVFNHMRNHAPAAHNVSRALKNGGLLVATFGIPHNFGEFGLTLIKSERTQSRLVPTKTIDWFILRKESGE; encoded by the coding sequence ATGACCTGGAAACGCGGACACAATGTTAATGTTTTAGAGGAAGAGCACCATCGTATTTACGGAAGCAAGTGGGCGCTTGGGCTCGATCAGTATGAGTATCTGGTCTCCCACGGTCTGCAGCCCGGGCACCGGCTGCTCGATTTCGGCTGCGGTGCCGGACGGGCTGGAATTCATCTGATCGATTATCTTGATCCCGGCAACTATACGGGAGTTGACGGCCATGAGTCGGGTATCAACGCCTTTCAAGATTACGAAATACCCCTCAACAGGCTCGGACCAAAAGACCCCGACATCCGACTGCTCGATCTCGAAAAGGAACCCTTCGGCGAAGAGGAGGTGTTCGATTATGTTATTGCATTCAGTGTGTTCAATCACATGCGAAATCATGCCCCGGCAGCACACAATGTAAGCCGTGCGTTAAAAAATGGTGGCCTCCTGGTCGCCACCTTTGGTATTCCTCACAATTTCGGAGAGTTCGGACTTACGCTCATTAAATCAGAACGCACACAAAGCAGGCTGGTGCCCACCAAGACAATCGACTGGTTTATTCTACGGAAGGAATCGGGTGAATAA